Below is a genomic region from Pseudomonas berkeleyensis.
ACGCTGTTCGCCATGGCGCGTGGCACCAGCAGCCACAGCTGTTGCGGTGGCGCTCATGCGCAAGAGATGACCAAGTGGTTCGATACCAACTACCACTACCTGGTGCCGGAGTTTTCCATCGATCAGCAGTTCGCTCTGAGCTGGGGGCAGTTGTTCGAGGAGGTCGACGAGGCCCATGCGCTGGGCCACAAGGTAAAGCCGGTGCTGATCGGCCCGCTGAGCTACCTGTGGCTGGGCAAGGTCAAGGGCGCTGCGGCTGAAACGGAGGGTTTCGACAAGCTGGAGCTGCTCGAGCGCCTGTTGCCGGTGTATGGCGAGATCCTCCAGCGCCTGGCGGCCCAAGGTGTGGAGTGGGTACAGATCGATGAGCCAATCCTGGTGCTGGATTTGCCGCAGGATTGGAAGAACGCCTTCGAGCGTGCCTACAACCTGATTCAGCGCGAACCGTGCAAGAAGTTGATCGCCACCTATTTCGGCGGACTGGAAGACAACCTGGGCCTGGCTGCCAATCTGCCAGTCGACGGGCTGCATATCGATCTGGTGCGCGCGCCGGAGCAGTACCCGACCATTCTCGACCGTTTGCCTGCTTACAAGGTGCTGTCGCTGGGTGTGGTCAATGGCCGCAATGTCTGGCGCTGTGATCTGGACAAGGCACTCGACGTGTTGCGCCACGCCCACGAGCGTCTCGGTGAGAGGCTGTGGGTCGCGCCGTCCTGTTCGCTGCTGCACAGCCCGGTGGATCTGGCCCGCGAAGACAAGCTCGATGCCGAGCTGAAGGGCTGGCTGGCCTTCGCCGTGCAGAAGTGCGAAGAAGTCGCCTTGCTGGGCCGAGCGCTGGAAGCACCGGAAGATGCCGAGGTGCAGGCCGGGTTGGCGCAGAGCCGTGCCGTGCAGGCGGAGCGTGCGGCTTCTGCGCGTATCCATAAGCCCGAGGTGCAGGCCCGCCTGGCAGCGATTCGTCCGCGTCATGCCCAGCGTCAGTCGCCGTTCGCCGAGCGCATCGAGCAGCAACGTGAGTGCCTGCAATTGCCACTGCTGCCGACCACTACCATCGGTTCGTTCCCGCAGACTTCGGCCATCCGTCTGGCGCGGCAGTCGTTCAAGCAGGGCAAGCTGAGTGCGGCCGAGTACACCGAGGCCATGTACAGCGAGATTCGCCACGCGGTTCAGGTACAGGAGCGCCTGGGGCTGGACGTGCTGGTACACGGCGAGGCCGAGCGTAACGACATGGTCGAGTATTTCGCCGAGCAGCTCGACGGCTATGCCTTCACCCGTTTCGGCTGGGTGCAGAGTTATGGTTCGCGCTGCGTCAAACCGGCGGTGATCGTCGGTGACCTGAGCCGCCCGCAGGCGATGACGGTGGAGTGGATCAAATACGCCCAGGGCCTGACCGACAAGGTGATGAAGGGCATGCTGACCGGCCCGGTGACCATGCTGATGTGGTCGTTCCCGCGCGAGGACGTCTCGCGTGAGGTGCAGGCGCGCCAGTTGGCCCTGGCCATCCGCGATGAGGTGGTGGATCTGGAGGCCGCCGGCATCAAGATTATTCAGATCGACGAAGCGGCGTTCCGTGAGGGCTTGCCGCTGCGTCAGGCGGCCTGGCAAGACT
It encodes:
- the metE gene encoding 5-methyltetrahydropteroyltriglutamate--homocysteine S-methyltransferase produces the protein MALSHSLGFPRIGRDRELKKALEAHWKGELDEAGLRAVGKRLRAEHWQLQKDAGIDLLPAGDFAWYDQVLGHSMAFGVIPERFRPASGKPTLDTLFAMARGTSSHSCCGGAHAQEMTKWFDTNYHYLVPEFSIDQQFALSWGQLFEEVDEAHALGHKVKPVLIGPLSYLWLGKVKGAAAETEGFDKLELLERLLPVYGEILQRLAAQGVEWVQIDEPILVLDLPQDWKNAFERAYNLIQREPCKKLIATYFGGLEDNLGLAANLPVDGLHIDLVRAPEQYPTILDRLPAYKVLSLGVVNGRNVWRCDLDKALDVLRHAHERLGERLWVAPSCSLLHSPVDLAREDKLDAELKGWLAFAVQKCEEVALLGRALEAPEDAEVQAGLAQSRAVQAERAASARIHKPEVQARLAAIRPRHAQRQSPFAERIEQQRECLQLPLLPTTTIGSFPQTSAIRLARQSFKQGKLSAAEYTEAMYSEIRHAVQVQERLGLDVLVHGEAERNDMVEYFAEQLDGYAFTRFGWVQSYGSRCVKPAVIVGDLSRPQAMTVEWIKYAQGLTDKVMKGMLTGPVTMLMWSFPREDVSREVQARQLALAIRDEVVDLEAAGIKIIQIDEAAFREGLPLRQAAWQDYLDWATEAFRLCASGVRDETQIHTHMCYSEFNDVIESIAAMDADVITIETSRSDMELLEAFERFAYPNEIGPGVYDIHSPRVPDSAEMAGLLRKAARRIPLERLWVNPDCGLKTRAWPETEAALVNMVAAARQLRVELA